One segment of Neoarius graeffei isolate fNeoGra1 chromosome 20, fNeoGra1.pri, whole genome shotgun sequence DNA contains the following:
- the LOC132869084 gene encoding apoptosis regulator BAX-like, translated as MAVRPKLPVEGVDVILGNNLAGGRVWAESSPSPVPVLNCCLAPSQIDGLAHLGDKKIFPKLVEGIFSDGQINWGRIAVLFYTVGRLAVKMVLADSPTVLSEILDSCLHFFRTKLLPWIRNMGGWISSISALTRFSIEHNSASSSCAIRLPAPLIMAFVCGVLLGSVIAWKLNRSS; from the exons aTGGCTGTTCGGCCCAAGTTGCCGGTAGAGGGGGTTGATGTAATTCTGGGTAACAACCTGGCAGGTGGACGTGTGTGGGCTGAGTCCTCGCCGTCACCTGTG CCTGTCTTAAATTGCTGCCTGGCGCCAAG CCAGATCGATGGTTTAGCACATCTGGGTGATAAGAAGATTTTTCCAAAGCTTGTGGAGGGCATCTTCAGCGATGGTCAGATCAATTGGGGAAGAATCGCTGTGCTGTTCTACACAGTAGGAAGGCTGGCTGTAAAG ATGGTGCTGGCTGACTCGCCCACAGTGTTGTCAGAAATACTGGATTCATGTTTGCATTTCTTCAGGACGAAGCTATTGCCTTGGATTCGCAACATGGGCGGATGG ATCAGCAGCATTTCAGCGCTGACCCGGTTCTCCATTGAGCATAACTCTGCTTCCTCCTCCTGCGCCATCCGGCTGCCTGCTCCACTCATCATGGCCTTCGTCTGTGGGGTTCTGCTGGGTAGCGTCATTGCCTGGAAACTCAACAGAAGCAGCTGA